A region from the Plutella xylostella chromosome 6, ilPluXylo3.1, whole genome shotgun sequence genome encodes:
- the LOC105384918 gene encoding diencephalon/mesencephalon homeobox protein 1, whose translation MSYLWKKLSGIEVRMCGDASEGVEKMETVHKSFNDQIGKQPYSSGAMSLIMKHKKKQKRFRSAFTTTQIALLEQEFKKDPYVTTARREHVARALDLPERAVKIWFQNRRMKEKRDTTKGDADEPEDTKDKTPINDIKKLRANKQTNHASLADKIVFSDDETIRTDKHNQCTDSYNEMKSNQRESPLRLVKSEKELIITKILPSASSVGRPDIKIEFSHKAHESTKNIEKSSTQHKQPVGHILPFCQVSESQKSPQNLSKGHDQRFQENLQQTNVSTDLLSSYQPAAPTNIGVDLTKYYPTVPPVQHVPWNRINMVPIVPTGSTGMPMFPSPQGALGVPNVAPTKKCSCDCHVTPSFDPAFRYQQPMFYTQYVPQFITHTQLPTQTPTSKF comes from the exons ATGAGTTACTTGTGGAAGAAACTGAGTGGCATTGAGGTTAGAATGTGTGGTGACGCGAGCGAGGGGGTGGAGAAGATGGAAACTGTGCATAAATCGTTTAACGATCAG attGGCAAGCAACCTTACTCCAGCGGCGCAATGTCCCTGATAATGAAGCACAAGAAGAAGCAGAAGAGGTTCCGGAGCGCGTTCACGACGACGCAGATAGCACTGCTGGAGCAGGAGTTCAAGAAGGACCCCTACGTGACCACGGCGCGGCGCGAGCACGTGGCCCGGGCCCTCGACCTGCCCGAGCGCGCCGTCAAGATCTGGTTCCAGAACCGACGGATGAAAGAGAAAAGAGACACGACCAAAGGCGACGCGGACGAACCAGAAGATACGAAAGATAAAACACCCATTAACGATATAAAGAAACTAAGAGCTAATAAACAAACTAACCATGCATCATTAGCAGACAAAATAGTCTTTAGCGATGATGAAACAATAAGAACTGACAAACATAATCAGTGTACTGACAgttataatgaaatgaaaagcaATCAAAGAGAAAGCCCATTGAGATTGGTGAAAAGTGAGAAAgaattaataataactaaaatactaCCTTCAGCTTCTTCGGTTGGTCGGCCGGATATCAAGATAGAATTTAGTCACAAAGCTCATGAATCcactaaaaatattgaaaaaagttccactcagcATAAGCAACCAGTCGGACACATATTGCCATTCTGTCAAGTTTCTGAATCGCAAAAATCTCCTCAAAATCTAAGCAAGGGTCATGATCAGAGATTTCAAGAAAATCTTCAACAGACGAACGTGTCTACCGATCTCCTCTCATCTTACCAGCCAGCAGCTCCAACCAACATTGGAGTGGACCTCACCAAGTATTACCCTACTGTGCCTCCGGTTCAACATGTACCCTGGAACAGAATAAATATGGTTCCAATTGTGCCAACGGGTTCTACAGGAATGCCCATGTTTCCAAGCCCTCAAGGGGCATTGGGTGTTCCGAATGTTGCGCCAACAAAGAAGTGTTCGTGTGACTGTCATGTGACGCCCAGCTTCGACCCAGCCTTCAGATACCAACAGCCAATGTTCTACACGCAATATGTTCCACAGTTCATCACACATACTCAGCTGCCAACACAAACTCCTACTTCTAAGTTTTGA